In Sphingomonas panacisoli, one genomic interval encodes:
- the gcvPB gene encoding aminomethyl-transferring glycine dehydrogenase subunit GcvPB yields MSINQSGWRPEMTPERRSDNATFTGNRALMLEEPLIFEIGATDTTGVEVAEPMKVASKLGNLARSAPIGLPGLSEPETVRHYTRLSRQNYAIDLGLFPLGSCTMKHNPRLNEKMARLPGFADIHPLQPVDTVQGALGVINELAVWLIKLTGMHGVAMTPKAGAHGELCGILCIKAALEAKGEGHRKVILVPESAHGTNPATAAFAGYSVEDIPATAEGRVDLAALKARLGPDVAGVMITNPNTCGLFERDMKAISDAVHAAGGYVYCDGANFNAIVGRVRPGDLGVDAMHINLHKTFSTPHGGGGPGSGPVVLSEALSPYGPLPFTERHGDGHITLVEEETVGDRHPDSFGRMCAFHGQMGMFTRALTYILSHGADGLRQVAEDSVLNANYILRSLENTLNAPFADSGPCMHEAIFSDDGLPDGFSTIDIAKGLIDEGYHPMTMYFPLVVHGAMLVEPTETESKAALDQFIGALRSVAERAKAGDEALKSAPHFAPRRRLDETLAARKPVLVWKDPALAEAAE; encoded by the coding sequence ATGAGCATCAACCAGAGCGGCTGGCGCCCCGAAATGACGCCCGAGCGGCGTAGCGACAATGCCACCTTCACCGGCAACCGCGCATTGATGCTGGAAGAGCCGCTGATCTTCGAGATCGGCGCGACCGACACGACCGGCGTCGAGGTCGCGGAGCCCATGAAGGTCGCATCGAAGCTCGGTAACCTCGCGCGCTCCGCACCGATCGGCTTACCTGGCCTGTCCGAGCCCGAAACGGTCCGCCACTACACCCGCCTGTCGCGTCAAAATTATGCGATCGACCTCGGGCTGTTCCCACTCGGCTCGTGCACGATGAAGCACAATCCGCGGCTCAACGAGAAGATGGCGCGCCTCCCCGGGTTCGCTGACATCCACCCGTTGCAGCCGGTCGATACGGTGCAGGGCGCGCTCGGCGTCATCAACGAACTCGCGGTGTGGCTGATCAAGCTGACCGGAATGCACGGCGTCGCGATGACGCCCAAGGCCGGCGCGCATGGCGAACTGTGCGGCATCCTGTGCATCAAGGCCGCGCTGGAGGCGAAGGGCGAGGGGCACCGCAAGGTCATCCTGGTCCCGGAAAGCGCGCACGGTACCAACCCGGCCACCGCGGCGTTTGCGGGCTATTCGGTCGAGGATATCCCCGCGACCGCCGAAGGGCGCGTCGATCTTGCAGCCCTCAAGGCTCGGCTCGGCCCCGATGTCGCCGGGGTGATGATCACCAACCCCAACACCTGCGGGCTGTTCGAGCGCGACATGAAGGCGATTTCCGACGCGGTCCATGCGGCGGGCGGCTACGTCTATTGCGACGGCGCGAACTTCAACGCGATCGTCGGGCGCGTGCGCCCGGGCGACCTCGGCGTCGATGCGATGCATATCAATTTGCACAAGACCTTCTCGACCCCGCATGGCGGCGGCGGGCCGGGCTCGGGGCCGGTGGTGCTGTCGGAGGCGCTGTCGCCTTACGGCCCGTTGCCCTTCACCGAACGCCACGGCGATGGCCACATAACTTTGGTTGAAGAGGAAACGGTTGGCGATCGCCATCCCGACAGCTTCGGCCGGATGTGCGCGTTCCACGGCCAGATGGGCATGTTCACCCGCGCGCTGACCTACATCCTCAGCCACGGCGCCGACGGTCTGCGCCAGGTCGCCGAGGATTCGGTGCTCAACGCCAACTACATCCTGCGCAGCCTGGAAAACACGCTCAACGCGCCGTTCGCCGACAGCGGTCCGTGCATGCATGAGGCGATCTTCTCGGACGACGGCCTGCCCGACGGCTTCTCGACGATCGACATCGCCAAGGGGCTGATCGACGAAGGCTATCACCCGATGACGATGTACTTCCCGCTCGTCGTCCATGGCGCGATGCTGGTCGAACCGACCGAGACCGAATCGAAGGCGGCGCTCGACCAGTTCATCGGTGCGCTGCGCTCGGTGGCCGAACGGGCAAAGGCTGGCGACGAGGCTCTGAAATCCGCCCCGCACTTCGCGCCCCGCCGCCGCCTCGACGAGACGCTCGCTGCAAGGAAGCCCGTGCTGGTGTGGAAGGATCCCGCCTTGGCCGAGGCGGCGGAATAA
- a CDS encoding CcdC protein domain-containing protein gives MEGSRLGRGGGITGGQAVQPTGIVQYLIPIAVFVVIFALRARRMSQMRPLKLERLWVVPAIYLAIVVANFVAKPPTPTAWIASAVALLVGAALGWQRGRMMQIHVDPDTHALNQKGSPWAILFLMAIVLVKMVVQGEGRALGFDVMLVTDAALAFALGMFATTRIEMYLRAKRLLDAARATR, from the coding sequence GTGGAAGGATCCCGCCTTGGCCGAGGCGGCGGAATAACGGGTGGTCAGGCGGTTCAGCCGACCGGGATCGTTCAATATCTGATCCCGATCGCGGTGTTCGTCGTGATCTTCGCGTTGCGCGCGCGGCGGATGTCGCAGATGCGGCCGCTCAAGCTCGAACGGCTGTGGGTGGTCCCGGCGATCTATCTAGCCATCGTCGTTGCCAATTTCGTCGCCAAGCCACCGACACCGACGGCGTGGATCGCCTCCGCTGTCGCGTTGCTGGTCGGCGCGGCGCTCGGCTGGCAGCGTGGGCGGATGATGCAGATCCACGTCGATCCCGACACCCATGCGCTCAACCAGAAGGGTTCGCCTTGGGCCATCCTATTCCTGATGGCGATCGTGCTGGTAAAGATGGTGGTGCAGGGCGAGGGCCGCGCGCTGGGCTTCGACGTGATGCTGGTGACCGACGCGGCGCTGGCGTTCGCGCTCGGCATGTTCGCGACGACGCGGATCGAGATGTATCTGCGCGCCAAGCGGCTGCTCGACGCAGCGCGTGCTACGCGCTGA
- a CDS encoding DMT family transporter, producing MGETADTGDRIMFGIAMRLLAVLLLATLSALIKLAEARGAGLVEIMFWRQGAAIPVVLGYMALTDRGLGAIRSNAFRGQVIRAAIGVTGMAFNFGAVLLLPLAEATTLAFTVPIFATILGALVLKEPTGWHRWGAVVAGFVGVLIVTQPGSGHFPLAGAAVGLTSSVFVAIVAIQLRQIGKIDRPVTTVFWFSTLSMVPLGLLYPFFAHGHDVRTFAILALMGLFGGLGQIAFTAALRYAPVSAVMPMDYSSLIWATLYGWLLFDMLPTPWTWVGAPVIIASGLYIVWREHVRRQQEAVQAISA from the coding sequence ATGGGGGAAACGGCCGACACCGGCGACAGAATCATGTTCGGTATCGCGATGCGACTGCTCGCGGTGCTGCTGCTGGCGACGCTGTCGGCGCTGATCAAACTCGCCGAAGCGCGCGGCGCCGGACTGGTCGAGATCATGTTCTGGCGGCAGGGCGCGGCGATCCCGGTCGTGCTCGGCTACATGGCACTGACCGATCGCGGGCTCGGCGCGATCCGATCGAACGCGTTTCGCGGGCAAGTGATCCGCGCCGCGATCGGCGTAACCGGCATGGCATTCAACTTCGGCGCGGTGCTGCTGCTGCCGCTCGCAGAGGCGACGACGCTCGCCTTCACCGTGCCGATCTTCGCGACGATCCTGGGTGCCTTGGTGCTCAAGGAACCGACCGGCTGGCATCGCTGGGGCGCGGTGGTCGCGGGGTTCGTCGGCGTCTTGATCGTGACGCAGCCGGGGAGCGGCCATTTCCCGCTGGCGGGCGCCGCGGTCGGGCTGACATCGTCGGTCTTCGTCGCGATCGTCGCCATCCAGTTGCGCCAGATCGGCAAGATCGACCGGCCGGTGACGACGGTGTTCTGGTTCTCGACGCTGTCGATGGTCCCGCTCGGGCTGTTATATCCCTTCTTCGCGCATGGCCACGACGTGAGGACGTTCGCGATCCTGGCGCTGATGGGGCTGTTCGGCGGGCTCGGCCAGATCGCGTTCACGGCCGCGTTGCGCTACGCGCCCGTCTCCGCGGTTATGCCGATGGATTATTCGAGCCTGATCTGGGCGACGCTCTACGGCTGGCTATTGTTCGACATGTTGCCGACCCCATGGACCTGGGTCGGCGCCCCGGTGATCATCGCGAGCGGGCTGTACATCGTCTGGCGCGAACATGTCCGCCGCCAGCAGGAAGCCGTTCAGGCGATCAGCGCGTAG
- a CDS encoding aminoacyl--tRNA ligase-related protein, which produces MIKHALPVTRAEDFAQWYQTVIAEADMAEESGVRGCMVIRPWGYGIWERMQRLLDDKIKATGHENCYFPLFIPLSYFEKEAEHVEGFAKEMAVVTHHRLIPDGKGKLIPDPAAKLEEPLVVRPTSETVIGTAFSRWVQSWRDLPVLINQWANVVRWEMRTRMFLRTAEFLWQEGHTAHATEAEAREETLKMLEVYRSFAEDCVALPVVAGEKPENERFPGAVETWSIEAMMQDGKALQAGTSHFLGTNFAHAQDIKFQNSEGQLEFANTTSWGVSTRMIGGLIMVHGDDDGLRVPPRLAPWQIVIVPMLRDNDEDAALIEYCKGLQGELAALSACGEPVRALLDLKAVKSTNKRWGWVKKGAPIVIEVGGRDMAGGNVSVIRRDRLYREDGKLDSAVVAKGDFVGAATAMLEEIQKGLFVSAKARLDGSIARDVTDMAGLQAFFADGVKNPGWVEAGWSRPTGAALGKVVETLKSMKLTLRNVPQDAAAATGACLFTGEPAVERVLIARAY; this is translated from the coding sequence ATGATCAAGCATGCCCTACCCGTCACGCGCGCCGAGGATTTCGCGCAATGGTACCAAACCGTGATTGCAGAGGCCGATATGGCCGAGGAATCCGGGGTGCGCGGATGCATGGTCATCCGGCCATGGGGCTATGGCATCTGGGAACGGATGCAGCGGCTGCTCGACGACAAGATCAAGGCGACTGGCCACGAGAATTGCTATTTCCCGCTGTTCATCCCGCTCTCCTATTTCGAGAAGGAAGCGGAGCATGTCGAAGGCTTTGCCAAGGAAATGGCGGTCGTCACGCACCACCGCCTGATTCCCGACGGCAAGGGCAAATTGATTCCCGATCCTGCGGCAAAGCTGGAGGAGCCGCTGGTCGTGCGGCCGACGTCCGAAACCGTGATCGGCACGGCATTCTCGCGCTGGGTGCAGTCGTGGCGCGACTTGCCTGTCCTCATCAACCAATGGGCGAACGTCGTGCGCTGGGAGATGCGCACGCGGATGTTCCTGCGCACGGCGGAGTTCCTCTGGCAGGAGGGCCATACCGCGCATGCGACCGAAGCCGAGGCGCGCGAAGAGACGCTCAAGATGCTCGAAGTCTATCGCAGCTTTGCGGAAGACTGTGTCGCGCTCCCCGTCGTTGCGGGCGAGAAGCCCGAGAACGAGCGGTTTCCGGGCGCGGTCGAGACCTGGTCGATCGAGGCGATGATGCAGGACGGCAAGGCGCTCCAGGCGGGCACCTCACACTTCCTCGGCACCAATTTCGCGCATGCCCAGGACATCAAGTTCCAGAATTCGGAAGGCCAGCTCGAGTTCGCGAACACGACGAGCTGGGGCGTGTCGACGCGGATGATCGGCGGGCTGATCATGGTCCATGGCGACGACGATGGTCTCCGCGTGCCGCCGCGGCTGGCGCCGTGGCAGATCGTGATCGTGCCGATGCTGCGCGACAATGACGAGGACGCCGCGCTGATCGAATACTGCAAGGGGCTGCAGGGCGAACTCGCGGCGTTGTCCGCGTGCGGCGAGCCGGTGCGTGCGCTGCTCGACCTCAAGGCGGTCAAGTCGACCAACAAGCGTTGGGGCTGGGTGAAGAAGGGCGCGCCGATCGTGATCGAGGTCGGCGGGCGCGACATGGCGGGCGGCAATGTCAGCGTGATCCGCCGCGACCGGCTGTATCGCGAGGACGGCAAGCTCGACAGCGCGGTGGTCGCGAAGGGCGATTTCGTCGGCGCCGCGACGGCGATGCTGGAGGAAATCCAGAAAGGCCTGTTCGTGAGTGCCAAAGCGAGGCTCGACGGCAGCATCGCGCGCGACGTCACCGACATGGCGGGGCTGCAGGCCTTCTTCGCAGATGGCGTGAAGAACCCCGGCTGGGTCGAGGCCGGTTGGTCGAGACCGACCGGCGCGGCGCTCGGCAAGGTCGTCGAAACGCTCAAGTCGATGAAGCTGACGTTGCGCAACGTGCCGCAGGATGCCGCGGCGGCAACCGGAGCCTGCCTCTTCACCGGCGAGCCCGCGGTCGAACGCGTGCTGATCGCGCGGGCATACTGA
- a CDS encoding hotdog fold thioesterase has product MIWFGGQKPDIAWMTSFGAKTMPGLLGIEFVDAGDDWVSARMPVDHRTHQPFGRLHGGASVALAETVASVAGAMTLDPTKQVTVGLEINANHIRPAMSGWVTATAKAESIGRTTQIWTIRITNGEGKLVCLSRITLAVIATA; this is encoded by the coding sequence ATGATCTGGTTCGGTGGACAGAAGCCCGACATTGCGTGGATGACGAGTTTCGGCGCGAAGACGATGCCCGGGCTGCTCGGGATCGAGTTCGTCGATGCTGGTGACGATTGGGTATCGGCACGAATGCCCGTCGATCACCGCACGCACCAGCCGTTCGGGCGGTTGCACGGCGGCGCATCGGTCGCGTTGGCCGAAACGGTCGCGTCGGTTGCCGGCGCGATGACGCTCGATCCGACGAAGCAGGTCACGGTGGGCCTGGAAATCAACGCCAACCATATCCGCCCGGCGATGTCCGGCTGGGTCACCGCGACCGCCAAAGCCGAATCGATCGGCCGCACGACGCAGATCTGGACGATCCGCATCACTAACGGAGAGGGCAAGCTCGTCTGCCTGTCGCGGATCACGCTGGCGGTCATCGCCACCGCCTGA
- a CDS encoding PilZ domain-containing protein — protein MATKYSQYRRVEPASLEQRDEPRLRLSITRASVRRHGKTPVDALLHDLSTYGCRLAAGIEADQGERLWLRFDGRMPVAATVVWCLDGMVGCRFDEQIERAMMRALTLRIA, from the coding sequence GTGGCAACGAAGTATTCGCAATACCGCCGGGTCGAACCGGCATCGCTCGAACAGCGCGACGAGCCGCGGCTTCGGCTGTCGATCACGCGCGCCAGCGTGCGGCGGCACGGCAAGACGCCGGTCGATGCGCTGCTCCACGATCTCTCCACTTATGGCTGCCGCCTCGCCGCCGGTATCGAGGCCGATCAGGGCGAACGGCTGTGGCTGCGCTTCGACGGACGCATGCCGGTGGCGGCGACGGTCGTGTGGTGCCTCGACGGCATGGTGGGCTGCCGCTTCGACGAACAGATCGAACGCGCAATGATGCGCGCGCTGACGCTCAGGATCGCGTGA
- a CDS encoding rhodanese-related sulfurtransferase, which yields MIQVAALYRFASFPDPAALREPLLDLCAVEGVKGTLLLATEGINGTIAGPSAGIDRVLSHIRTLPDCAELEVKFSTADTMPFHRLKVRLKREIVTMGEAVDPHAGVGTYVAPADWNALIEQPGTIVIDTRNDYEVRVGSFDGAVDPHTASFSDFPAWFRAHRDEIAGAERVAMFCTGGIRCEKATALLKAEGIEEVHHLQGGILKYLEDVPEAESRWHGECFVFDERVAVGHGLVPGTHALCRGCRMPVSPTDRASPLYEEGVSCPACHGTRDDDARAGYAERHRQAKLAEARGETHVGAKY from the coding sequence GTGATCCAGGTTGCCGCGCTTTACCGGTTCGCCTCCTTCCCCGATCCCGCCGCATTGCGGGAGCCGTTGCTCGACCTGTGCGCGGTCGAGGGTGTCAAGGGTACGCTCCTGCTCGCTACCGAAGGAATTAACGGCACGATCGCCGGGCCGTCCGCGGGCATCGACCGCGTCCTCTCACACATTCGCACGCTGCCCGACTGCGCCGAGCTGGAGGTCAAATTCTCGACCGCGGATACGATGCCGTTCCACCGGCTCAAGGTCCGGCTCAAGCGCGAGATCGTCACGATGGGCGAAGCGGTCGATCCGCACGCCGGGGTCGGCACCTATGTCGCGCCGGCCGACTGGAACGCGCTGATCGAGCAGCCCGGTACGATCGTCATCGACACGCGCAACGATTACGAAGTCCGCGTCGGCAGCTTCGACGGCGCGGTCGATCCGCACACCGCGAGCTTCAGCGATTTCCCCGCCTGGTTCCGCGCGCATCGCGACGAAATCGCTGGCGCGGAGCGGGTCGCGATGTTCTGTACCGGCGGCATCCGCTGCGAGAAAGCGACGGCGTTGCTCAAGGCCGAAGGGATCGAGGAGGTCCACCATCTCCAGGGCGGCATCCTGAAATATCTCGAAGACGTGCCCGAAGCGGAAAGCCGCTGGCACGGCGAATGCTTCGTGTTCGACGAACGGGTTGCAGTCGGCCACGGCCTCGTACCCGGCACCCACGCACTCTGTCGCGGGTGCCGCATGCCGGTCAGCCCCACCGATCGCGCGTCGCCGTTATACGAAGAGGGCGTCAGCTGCCCCGCCTGCCATGGCACGCGCGACGACGATGCCCGCGCCGGCTATGCCGAGCGCCACCGCCAGGCGAAACTCGCCGAAGCCCGCGGCGAAACGCATGTCGGTGCCAAATACTAA
- the glpD gene encoding glycerol-3-phosphate dehydrogenase, translating into MTYDLLIIGGGINGCAIAREASLLGQKVLLVERDDLAAHTSSASTKLIHGGLRYLEYYDFRLVAEALRERERLVHSAPHIIRPLRFVLPQENAVRPWWMVRIGLYLYDFLGGKMSLPRSRGLRRSDTDYIAPLKGGDSGFVYSDAQVDDSRLTLLNAVDAAANGAEICVGVALETARRDGGVWRATLSDGREVEARGLVNAAGPWVHLMLDKIGIPGAANVRLVKGSHIVVPKLYEGDHAYILQLPDRRIIFAIPWQGGTEIGTTDIPVDKPEDAVISADEIAYLCEGANHHFVRQIGPADVTHSWSGVRPLYDDGASEAKAVTRDYVLELDTNGPPLLSVFGGKITTGRHLAEEAMGKLAHPLGIDAHPVTRARVFPGGAIDDFDTYLAKVRATWPFLGDDRSARMTHAYGTMLGEMLENVSDEAGMGADLGGGLTEIEARWMRDKEWARTAADALDRRSKVGLHLTADQRAAFEKAWAALQ; encoded by the coding sequence GTGACCTACGACCTTCTGATCATTGGCGGCGGCATCAACGGCTGTGCGATCGCGCGCGAGGCGTCGTTGCTCGGCCAAAAAGTGCTGCTGGTCGAACGCGACGATCTGGCCGCGCACACCTCGTCCGCCTCGACCAAGCTGATCCACGGAGGCTTGCGGTACCTCGAATATTACGACTTCCGCCTGGTCGCGGAAGCGTTGCGCGAGCGTGAGCGGTTGGTTCATTCCGCGCCGCACATCATCCGGCCGCTGCGCTTCGTGCTACCGCAGGAGAATGCGGTACGGCCGTGGTGGATGGTGCGGATCGGGCTCTATCTCTACGATTTCCTCGGCGGGAAGATGTCGCTCCCGCGCTCGCGCGGCCTGCGCAGATCGGACACGGACTACATCGCCCCGCTGAAGGGCGGCGACAGCGGGTTCGTCTATTCGGACGCCCAGGTCGACGATTCGCGGCTGACCCTGCTCAACGCGGTCGACGCGGCGGCAAATGGCGCGGAGATTTGCGTCGGCGTGGCACTGGAGACTGCGCGGCGCGATGGCGGCGTCTGGCGCGCAACCCTGTCCGACGGGCGCGAGGTTGAGGCGCGCGGCTTGGTCAACGCCGCAGGGCCTTGGGTCCATCTGATGCTCGACAAAATCGGCATCCCGGGCGCGGCGAACGTCCGGCTCGTCAAGGGCAGTCATATCGTCGTGCCCAAGCTCTACGAGGGCGACCACGCCTACATCCTGCAACTCCCCGACCGCCGCATCATCTTCGCGATCCCGTGGCAGGGCGGGACCGAGATCGGCACCACCGATATCCCGGTCGACAAGCCCGAGGACGCGGTCATCTCCGCCGACGAGATCGCCTATCTGTGCGAGGGCGCGAACCATCACTTCGTACGACAGATCGGCCCCGCCGACGTGACGCACAGCTGGTCGGGTGTCCGCCCGCTCTACGACGACGGCGCGAGCGAGGCGAAGGCGGTGACGCGCGACTATGTGCTCGAACTCGACACGAATGGGCCGCCTCTGCTCAGCGTGTTCGGCGGCAAGATCACGACCGGGCGCCATCTGGCAGAGGAAGCGATGGGCAAGCTCGCCCACCCGCTCGGGATCGACGCGCATCCGGTGACGCGCGCGCGGGTGTTCCCGGGTGGGGCGATCGACGACTTCGACACGTACCTGGCAAAGGTCCGTGCGACTTGGCCTTTCCTCGGTGACGACCGCTCGGCACGTATGACGCATGCGTACGGTACAATGCTCGGCGAGATGCTGGAAAACGTGAGCGACGAAGCCGGCATGGGCGCCGACCTAGGCGGCGGGCTGACCGAGATCGAAGCGCGTTGGATGCGCGACAAGGAATGGGCGCGCACCGCCGCCGACGCGCTCGACCGGCGCAGCAAGGTCGGGCTGCACCTGACCGCCGATCAACGCGCTGCGTTCGAGAAGGCGTGGGCAGCGCTGCAGTGA
- a CDS encoding ribonuclease R family protein, whose amino-acid sequence MPKPKRQPGLPSRQQIIDFITSSSTPAGKREIAKAFGLTAQEKIALKALLKDMADEGLIDSAPGRAFHKMGGLPKVTVLRITDVDDGGNVWAVPERWDADAAPMPKLRVRERGKRSALGVGDRILARTEEAGKGWIAHPMKQLAKGDELMLGVLRKEANGLWLEGVEKRERRQYPVSDAGDAEPGDLVLAEKAGRPPRITARVTERLGDPFAPRSFSLIAIHEHGIPDTFADEALDEAERVAKQPLGEGREDLTHLPIVAIDPADARDHDDAVWAVPDDDPGNAGGWKAVVAIADVSFYVRPGSAIDREARRRGNSVYFPDRVVPMLPEILSAEVCSLKTGEDRAALACHLQIGKDGQLKGWRFTRAVVRIAANIAYEDAQAAIDASTSPQRKLGSHEIGGDKVAPDPSFRWDDGLIETALKPLWACWHALAKARDAREPLDLDLPERRVVLDEKGRIMSVAARERLDAHRLIEDYMIAANVAAAKALEAKKAPVMYRVHEPPAREKLVGLKDYLETYGVKLALGQVIRPATFNHILDWVGDVDFRPQVMEQILRSQTQAYYAPANHGHFGLALGSYAHFTSPIRRYADLLVHRSLVTAYGLGPGGLTPDEAAGMERIGEAISRLERRAMEAERDTIDRYVAAYLAERVGELVEVRITGVTNFGFFATVDGIGGDGLMPVRDLGGEYFRYDETAKKLVGEQSGDEFTIGQRLRLRLAESNPVSGALRFELPEGKGAAPGSRPPRVLKRRGRPANIRHQGKRRK is encoded by the coding sequence ATGCCCAAACCCAAGCGACAGCCCGGCCTTCCGTCCCGCCAGCAGATCATCGATTTCATCACCTCGTCATCGACCCCGGCGGGCAAGCGCGAGATCGCCAAGGCGTTCGGGCTGACCGCGCAGGAAAAGATCGCGTTGAAGGCGCTGCTCAAGGACATGGCCGATGAGGGGCTGATCGATTCCGCGCCCGGCCGCGCGTTCCACAAGATGGGCGGGCTGCCCAAGGTGACGGTGCTGCGGATCACCGATGTCGATGACGGCGGCAATGTCTGGGCGGTGCCTGAGCGGTGGGACGCGGATGCCGCGCCGATGCCCAAGCTGCGCGTGCGCGAGCGGGGGAAGCGGTCTGCGCTAGGCGTCGGCGACCGCATTTTGGCGCGCACCGAGGAGGCCGGGAAGGGCTGGATCGCGCACCCGATGAAGCAGCTCGCCAAGGGCGACGAACTGATGCTCGGGGTGCTGCGCAAGGAAGCCAACGGCCTGTGGCTGGAAGGCGTCGAGAAACGCGAGCGGCGACAATATCCGGTTAGCGATGCGGGCGATGCCGAGCCCGGTGACCTGGTGCTGGCGGAAAAGGCTGGGCGTCCGCCGCGCATCACCGCGCGCGTGACCGAGCGGCTGGGCGATCCGTTCGCGCCGCGCAGCTTCTCGCTGATCGCGATCCACGAGCATGGCATCCCGGACACTTTCGCCGACGAAGCGCTCGACGAGGCGGAGAGAGTGGCGAAGCAGCCGCTGGGCGAGGGACGCGAAGACCTGACGCACCTGCCCATCGTCGCGATCGACCCTGCCGACGCGCGCGACCACGACGATGCGGTCTGGGCGGTGCCCGACGACGATCCTGGCAATGCGGGCGGGTGGAAAGCGGTGGTCGCGATCGCCGACGTGTCGTTCTATGTCCGCCCCGGCTCGGCGATCGACCGCGAGGCGCGGCGGCGCGGAAATTCGGTCTATTTCCCCGACCGCGTCGTGCCGATGCTGCCCGAAATCCTGTCGGCGGAGGTGTGCAGCCTCAAGACCGGCGAGGACCGCGCGGCGCTCGCATGCCACTTGCAGATCGGAAAGGACGGCCAGCTCAAGGGCTGGCGCTTCACCCGCGCCGTGGTGCGGATCGCGGCGAATATCGCCTATGAGGATGCGCAGGCCGCGATCGACGCCTCAACGTCACCCCAGCGAAAGCTGGGGTCTCATGAAATTGGCGGGGACAAAGTCGCACCAGATCCCAGCTTTCGCTGGGATGACGGATTGATAGAAACGGCGCTGAAGCCGCTCTGGGCGTGCTGGCACGCGCTCGCCAAGGCGCGTGATGCGCGCGAACCGCTCGACCTCGACCTCCCCGAACGCCGCGTCGTACTCGACGAGAAGGGACGGATCATGTCGGTCGCGGCACGCGAGCGGCTCGACGCGCACCGGCTGATCGAGGACTATATGATCGCCGCCAACGTCGCCGCGGCCAAGGCGCTCGAGGCGAAGAAGGCGCCGGTCATGTATCGCGTCCACGAGCCGCCCGCGCGCGAGAAGTTGGTCGGGCTGAAGGATTATCTCGAAACCTACGGCGTCAAGTTGGCGCTGGGGCAGGTGATCCGCCCGGCGACGTTCAACCATATCCTCGATTGGGTCGGCGACGTGGATTTTCGCCCGCAGGTCATGGAGCAAATCCTGCGTAGCCAGACCCAGGCCTATTACGCGCCGGCCAATCACGGCCATTTCGGGCTTGCGCTGGGCAGCTACGCGCACTTCACATCGCCGATCCGGCGCTATGCCGATCTTCTCGTGCACCGTTCGCTGGTTACCGCCTATGGGCTCGGCCCCGGCGGGCTGACGCCCGACGAGGCGGCGGGGATGGAGCGGATCGGCGAGGCGATCAGCCGGCTCGAACGCCGCGCGATGGAGGCGGAGCGCGATACGATCGACCGCTATGTCGCCGCCTATCTGGCGGAGCGCGTCGGCGAGCTGGTCGAGGTGCGGATCACCGGCGTCACCAATTTCGGGTTTTTCGCGACGGTCGATGGGATCGGCGGCGACGGGCTGATGCCGGTGCGGGACTTGGGCGGCGAATATTTCCGCTATGACGAGACGGCGAAGAAACTGGTCGGCGAGCAATCGGGTGACGAGTTTACGATCGGCCAGCGGCTGAGGCTACGACTCGCGGAGTCTAACCCGGTATCGGGCGCGTTGCGCTTCGAGCTGCCAGAAGGAAAAGGCGCGGCGCCGGGCAGCCGGCCACCGCGCGTCTTGAAACGGCGCGGCCGACCGGCCAACATCCGCCATCAGGGCAAGCGACGGAAATAG